A single window of Rhipicephalus microplus isolate Deutch F79 unplaced genomic scaffold, USDA_Rmic scaffold_19, whole genome shotgun sequence DNA harbors:
- the LOC142785208 gene encoding putative exonuclease GOR: MAGAWNNIKQTAVAHSFLRASVSGDDFGCAITADNKCYTSEGVEFTRVTVFGWDLRPVYEKLAKPRGQILHYNTRFSGLTEEDMVGVKTNLRDVQAALLARFSADTILLGHALDSDLRALRLIHETVVDTAAMFPHRRGFPYKRALRSLMAKHLSKIIQNGVDGHDSQEDAAACVELMLWKVRDGLKKGAR; the protein is encoded by the exons ATGGCTGGTGCTTGGAACAACATCAAGCAAACTGCCGTCGCGCACAGTTTTTTGCGTGCTTCAGTGTCAGGTGACGACTTCGGGTGTGCTATCACTGCTGACAACAAG TGCTACACGTCCGAAGGAGTGGAGTTCACACGAGTCACGGTGTTCGGCTGGGACCTGAGGCCCGTCTACGAGAAGCTCGCAAAGCCGCGGGGACAGATTCTGCACTACAACACGCG GTTCAGCGGCCTGACAGAAGAGGACATGGTGGGCGTGAAGACGAACCTAAGGGATGTCCAGGCTGCCCTGCTGGCCCGTTTTTCGGCCGACACAATCCTCTTGGGCCACGCTCTCGACTCGGACTTGCGCGCCCTGCGGCTGATTCACGAGACCGTCGTCGACACGGCCGCCATGTTCCCCCACCGACGGGGATTCCCTTACAAACGAGCCCTGCGTAGCCTCATGGCCAAACACCTGAGCAAGATCATCCAGAATGGAG TGGATGGTCACGACAGCCAAGAAGATGCAGCCGCCTGCGTGGAGCTCATGCTGTGGAAAGTGCGCGACGGCCTCAAGAAAGGTGCACGATGA